The following coding sequences are from one Capsicum annuum cultivar UCD-10X-F1 chromosome 3, UCD10Xv1.1, whole genome shotgun sequence window:
- the LOC107864219 gene encoding uncharacterized protein LOC107864219 isoform X1, with the protein MSACYFHLTNTYILAPIYIAVYFFFTCLQIKHLKMAEAATSKAISEITKQAIFLYGVDEQVRALVTELGRMRSFLKDVDSRKQTEERVKNWADEIRDLAQDAEGIVEKYAAEVKQIKGEDTAYCFWTILINVVKEVVVRYKIGWDIGKINKRIKNLTQSLRTYGIIHGINEGETSFREVILQSGSIYVERWGGLGGGLWSYRPKGLVKHIIVKHGGVIDSIMFKSIEENGVMEASQRFGGVNGHLTTEDLFNGKVKGIGRQEDGLYVLKREWKDNAVQEGPKHNRFTAEVVVPNCRLWHQRLEHPTPQININSPSEYLTGISGTFGQYLSSTLIKSIMFHTNISHHGPIVGSEKETADEKFSFIMQGGVVVGFHGFSGLFLDSIGLYVMPCNSLLS; encoded by the exons ATGTCAGCCTGTTACTTTCATTTAACCAACACCTATATCCTTGCTCCTATATATATAGCAGTATACTTTTTTTTTACATGTCTTCAAATTAAACACTTGAAAATGGCTGAGGCAGCCACATCCAAAGCAATATCAGAAATCACAAAACAAGCAATATTCTTATATGGTGTAGATGAACAAGTAAGAGCACTTGTTACTGAGTTAGGACGTATGCGATCTTTCTTGAAAGACGTTGATTCAAGAAAACAGACAGAAGAGAGAGTCAAAAATTGGGCTGATGAAATTAGGGACCTTGCACAAGATGCTGAGGGCATAGTTGAGAAATATGCTGCTGAGGTCAAACAAATAAAAGGGGAAGACACTGCTTATTGTTTTTGGACAATATTAATCAATGTTGTGAAAGAAGTTGTTGTAAGGTACAAAATTGGCTGGGACATAGGAAAGATCAACAAGAGGATCAAGAACTTAACACAAAGTTTGAGAACTTATGGTATAATTCATGGTATAAATGAAGGAGAAACATCTTTTAGAGAAGTCATATTACAAAGTGGATCTATTTATGTTGAGAGATGGGGAGGTCTTGGAGGAGGGCTTTGGAGTTATAGGCCAAAAGGTTTAGTGAAACATATAATTGTTAAGCATGGAGGGGTTATAGATTCTATAATGTTTAAGAGCATTGAAGAAAATGGTGTCATGGAGGCTTCTCAAAGATTTGGTGGTGTTAATGGCCATCTCACAACTGAG GACCTCTTCAATGgcaaggtgaaggggattggtagacAAGAGGATGGACTGTATGTTCTTAAAAGAGAATGGAAAGATAATGCTGTTCAGGAAGGACCAAAACACAACAGGTTCACTGCAGAGGTTGTTGTTCCCAATTGCAGACTATGGCACCAAAGACTTGAGCACCCAACTCCTCAG ATCAATATAAACAGCCCTTCAGAGTATTTGACAGGCATAAGTGGGACATTTGGACAATATCTTTCCAGTACTCTAATAAAATCCATCATGTTTCACACTAACATTAGCCATCATGGCCCTATAGTAGGTTCAGAGAAGGAGACAGCTGATGAAAAGTTCTCATTCATCATGCAAGGTGGCGTTGTTGTTGGATTCCATGGATTTTCAGGGTTATTTCTTGATTCCATTGGTTTGTATGTTATGCCATGCAACAGCTTACTTTCTTAG
- the LOC107866474 gene encoding uncharacterized protein LOC107866474, with translation MDNENNEEEINRKRKNFFTHNENRRCKEGEGEEKEDQEKNGFLDLDLTLMFRSTTRPRLQSPENNNNNLPSLSLPPPTLYLQVQSILASTPPIEASPQVQSARRPRKSSRVAREGMNEAIPPPFPWATSHRATVHSLEYLLSKQLFKVSGEVQCKRCERKYQMEFDLKEKFLEIGSYIAENKSAMHDRAPDIWMNPILPTCQFCKQENSVKPVVCADKSNINWLFLLLGKMLGCCTLDELKYFCEHTKNHRTGAKDRVLYLAYLTLCKQLDPNGPFDR, from the coding sequence ATGGATAACGAAAATAATGAGGAAGAAATCAATAGGAAGAGGAAGAATTTTTTCACTCATAATGAAAATCGACGATGtaaagaaggagaaggagaagaaaaagaggaCCAAGAGAAGAATGGTTTCTTGGACTTGGATCTTACATTAATGTTTCGTAGTACTACTAGACCTCGATTACAATcacctgaaaataataataataatcttccATCGCTGTCATTACCTCCTCCTACTTTGTACCTCCAAGTGCAGTCGATTTTAGCATCAACACCACCAATAGAAGCCAGTCCTCAAGTGCAGTCAGCACGCAGACCGCGTAAATCCTCCAGAGTGGCTAGAGAGGGGATGAATGAAGCCATACCTCCTCCTTTTCCTTGGGCAACAAGCCACAGAGCAACGGTGCATTCGTTAGAATACTTGTTATCCAAGCAACTTTTCAAAGTAAGCGGAGAAGTTCAGTGCAAGAGGTGCGAGAGGAAGTACCAAATGGAGTTCGACTTGAAGGAGAAGTTCCTGGAGATAGGAAGTTACATCGCGGAGAATAAATCTGCTATGCATGACCGTGCCCCGGACATTTGGATGAACCCTATACTTCCAACTTGTCAATTTTGTAAACAAGAAAACAGCGTAAAACCCGTTGTTTGTGCTGATAAGAGTAACATAAATTGGTTGTTTTTGTTACTTGGGAAGATGTTGGGATGTTGTACTCTCGATGAACTTAAGTATTTCTGTGAACATACAAAGAATCATCGTACAGGTGCAAAGGATCGTGTTCTTTATTTGGCATACTTGACGTTGTGCAAACAACTTGATCCCAATGGCCCTTTTGATCGTTGA
- the LOC107864218 gene encoding pentatricopeptide repeat-containing protein At5g66520-like, whose amino-acid sequence MILKAVSETHSALTPFTQKCRTLNHLKEFHCQLLKLYLPKTPSAIAPLLSLAVNSRIPSFFNYSCIVFQNLGYRSTFLYNTMIRGYVQSDLPIPAIICYKDMLRDKFIVNNYTFPPLIKACTLVLNEFGQLGLSVHAHSLKLGLQHDRFIVAALIEFYSLNLEMDSARTLFDETPIRDVVLFTTMIDGYGKKGEVGKARLLFEEMLERNVISWSAMMAAYSRASDFKEVLYLYRMMEEDGLKPNESVLVTVLTACAHLGALAQGFWVHSLAKHYNYESNPVLATALVDMYSKCGRMELASSVFEVMIYKDAGAWNAIISGFAMNGDAMKSIQLFYRMLASGNQPNETTFVAVLSACTHANMVDKGLSLFGRMSGVYGVEPRFEHRACVVDLLARAGKLEDAEKFIEENIGGIEKGDANVWGALLGACRVYGNLEVGDRIWRNLSNMKEADYGTYVLAYNMYKEAGWEMEAKCVRKLIEEMRIKKQPGCSVVEVNGVVKEFLASDLLHPKSRQVCNMLES is encoded by the coding sequence ATGATTCTAAAAGCAGTTAGCGAAACTCATTCTGCCCTGACGCCATTCACACAAAAATGCAGAACTCTCAACCATCTAAAAGAATTCCATTGCCAACTCCTCAAACTCTACCTCCCTAAAACTCCATCAGCCATTGCTCCACTTCTTTCACTTGCCGTCAATTCTAGGATTCCTTCTTTCTTCAACTATTCGTGTATTGTGTTTCAAAATCTTGGCTACCGAAGTACGTTTTTGTACAATACCATGATTAGAGGATATGTGCAGTCAGATCTGCCAATACCAGCAATTATATGTTACAAAGACATGCTGAGAGATAAGTTTATTGTAAATAATTATACCTTTCCTCCATTGATAAAGGCTTGTACGCTGGTTTTAAATGAATTTGGGCAGCTTGGATTATCAGTGCATGCCCACTCACTGAAGTTGGGATTACAACATGACCGGTTTATTGTTGCAGCATTGATTGAATTTTATTCCCTAAATCTCGAGATGGACAGCGCACGTACATTGTTTGATGAAACTCCCATCAGAGATGTGGTTTTGTTTACCACCATGATTGATGGATACGGGAAAAAAGGGGAGGTGGGAAAAGCCAGATTATTGTTTGAAGAGATGCTGGAGAGAAATGTGATTTCTTGGAGTGCAATGATGGCAGCATATTCACGGGCTAGTGATTTTAAGGAGGTTCTTTACTTGTATCGGATGATGGAAGAAGACGGTCTTAAGCCCAATGAGTCTGTTCTTGTGACGGTCCTCACGGCTTGTGCTCATCTAGGTGCCTTAGCACAAGGTTTTTGGGTACATTCTTTGGCTAAGCATTATAATTATGAGTCGAACCCAGTATTGGCTACTGCATTGGTTGACATGTACTCTAAATGTGGGAGAATGGAGTTAGCTTCATCAGTCTTTGAAGTGATGATTTATAAGGATGCTGGAGCTTGGAATGCCATTATATCAGGATTTGCAATGAACGGAGATGCAATGAAATCCATTCAATTGTTCTATCGGATGTTAGCAAGTGggaatcaaccaaatgaaaccACATTTGTTGCTGTGCTCTCTGCTTGCACTCATGCAAACATGGTTGACAAGGGTCTTTCACTGTTTGGAAGAATGAGCGGTGTTTATGGGGTTGAACCCAGGTTTGAGCATCGTGCATGTGTAGTGGACCTATTAGCAAGAGCTGGTAAGCTCGAGGATGCTGAGAAGTTCATTGAGGAGAACATAGGAGGGATAGAGAAAGGGGATGCTAACGTGTGGGGAGCCTTACTTGGTGCTTGTAGGGTCTATGGTAATCTTGAAGTAGGTGATCGAATATGGAGAAACCTTTCTAACATGAAGGAAGCTGACTATGGTACTTACGTACTTGCATACAACATGTATAAGGAAGCTGGTTGGGAAATGGAAGCCAAGTGTGTTAGGAAATTGATCGAGGAGATGAGGATAAAGAAGCAGCCTGGATGTAGTGTCGTAGAGGTAAATGGCGTAGTTAAAGAATTCCTGGCGAGTGATCTTTTACATCCCAAGTCACGACAAGTCTGCAACATGCTCGAGTCCTAA
- the LOC107864219 gene encoding uncharacterized protein LOC107864219 isoform X2, with protein MSACYFHLTNTYILAPIYIAVYFFFTCLQIKHLKMAEAATSKAISEITKQAIFLYGVDEQVRALVTELGRMRSFLKDVDSRKQTEERVKNWADEIRDLAQDAEGIVEKYAAEVKQIKGEDTAYCFWTILINVVKEVVVRYKIGWDIGKINKRIKNLTQSLRTYGIIHGINEGETSFREVILQSGSIYVERWGGLGGGLWSYRPKGLVKHIIVKHGGVIDSIMFKSIEENGVMEASQRFGGVNGHLTTEININSPSEYLTGISGTFGQYLSSTLIKSIMFHTNISHHGPIVGSEKETADEKFSFIMQGGVVVGFHGFSGLFLDSIGLYVMPCNSLLS; from the exons ATGTCAGCCTGTTACTTTCATTTAACCAACACCTATATCCTTGCTCCTATATATATAGCAGTATACTTTTTTTTTACATGTCTTCAAATTAAACACTTGAAAATGGCTGAGGCAGCCACATCCAAAGCAATATCAGAAATCACAAAACAAGCAATATTCTTATATGGTGTAGATGAACAAGTAAGAGCACTTGTTACTGAGTTAGGACGTATGCGATCTTTCTTGAAAGACGTTGATTCAAGAAAACAGACAGAAGAGAGAGTCAAAAATTGGGCTGATGAAATTAGGGACCTTGCACAAGATGCTGAGGGCATAGTTGAGAAATATGCTGCTGAGGTCAAACAAATAAAAGGGGAAGACACTGCTTATTGTTTTTGGACAATATTAATCAATGTTGTGAAAGAAGTTGTTGTAAGGTACAAAATTGGCTGGGACATAGGAAAGATCAACAAGAGGATCAAGAACTTAACACAAAGTTTGAGAACTTATGGTATAATTCATGGTATAAATGAAGGAGAAACATCTTTTAGAGAAGTCATATTACAAAGTGGATCTATTTATGTTGAGAGATGGGGAGGTCTTGGAGGAGGGCTTTGGAGTTATAGGCCAAAAGGTTTAGTGAAACATATAATTGTTAAGCATGGAGGGGTTATAGATTCTATAATGTTTAAGAGCATTGAAGAAAATGGTGTCATGGAGGCTTCTCAAAGATTTGGTGGTGTTAATGGCCATCTCACAACTGAG ATCAATATAAACAGCCCTTCAGAGTATTTGACAGGCATAAGTGGGACATTTGGACAATATCTTTCCAGTACTCTAATAAAATCCATCATGTTTCACACTAACATTAGCCATCATGGCCCTATAGTAGGTTCAGAGAAGGAGACAGCTGATGAAAAGTTCTCATTCATCATGCAAGGTGGCGTTGTTGTTGGATTCCATGGATTTTCAGGGTTATTTCTTGATTCCATTGGTTTGTATGTTATGCCATGCAACAGCTTACTTTCTTAG